The sequence CTCGCAGCAGCTCGTTCAGGCCGACCTTCGCACGCGTCTTGGCGTCGACCTTCTTGACGATCACGGCGCAGTACAGGCTGTGCGAGCCGTCTTTCGACGGCAGGTTGCCCGCCACCACCACCGAACCCGCCGGAATGCGGCCGTACGTGACTTCGCCCGTTTCGCGGTCGTAAATCTTGGTGCTCTGGCCGAGGTACACGCCCATCGAGATCACCGAGTTTTCTTCGACGATCACGCCTTCCACCACTTCCGAACGCGCGCCGATGAAGCAGTTGTCTTCAATAATGACCGGGTTGGCCTGCAGCGGCTCCAGCACGCCGCCGATGCCCACGCCGCCCGACAGGTGAACGTTCTTGCCGATCTGCGCGCACGAACCGACGGTGGCCCACGTGTCGACCATCGAACCTTCGTCCACGTACGCGCCGATGTTGGTGTACGACGGCATTAGCACGACGTTTTTCGCGATGAACGAACCGCGACGCGCGATGGCGGGCGGCACCACGCGGAAGCCGCCGGCGGCGAAGTCTTCAGCGGTGTAGTTGGCGAACTTGGACGGCACCTTGTCGTAGAACTGGCTGTAGCCGCCGGCCGGCATCGGCGCGTTGTCTTCCAGACGGAACGACAGCAGCACGGCTTTCTTCAGCCATTGGTTGACGACCCAGTCGCCGTCTTTCTTCTCGGCGACGCGCAGCGCACCCTTGTCCAGTTGTTCGATCGCGTGGGCGACGGCTTCGCGTACGTCGGCCGGAGCGGCCTTCGGCGACAGCTCTGCGCGGTTTTCCCAGGCGGTGTCAATGATCTGCTGAAGTTGTTGCGACATATGCGTGCTTTTCTGAAGAGTTGAAATCTGAAGAAGGGAGTGCGATGCGCGGGGCGCCTGCCTGGACTCTGAAACGGTCGGGAAGCAGACTCAACCCGCGAGCGCGCGGCAAAAATCGACGATGCGCTGTGCGCCTTGCGTGCATTCGTCGACGTCGGCGACCAGCGCCATGCGGACGAAATTGCGGCCGGGGTTCACGCCGTGCGCGGTGCGCGCGAGGAACGAGCCCGGCAGAACCGTCACATTATAGTCGGCGTAGAGGCGCTGGGCGAACTCGGTATCCGTCAGGCCCGTGCGCGAGACGTCCGCCCACAGGTAGAACGCGGCGTCCGGCAGGCGCACGTCGAGCACCTCGGCGAGCATCGGCGTGACGGTGGAAAACTTCTGCACGTACTTCGCGCGGTTCTCGCGCACGTGCGCTTCGTCGTTCCAGGCCGCGATGCTGGCATTCTGGAACACCGTCGACAAGGCCGTGCCGTGGTATGTCCGGTATAGCAGGAAGTCCTTGAGGATCGCCGCGTCGCCGGCCACGAAGCCCGAGCGCATGCCCGGCACGTTCGAGCGCTTGGACAGGCTCGACAGCATGACCAGCCGCTCGAAGCCGCGACCGAGCCGGTGTGCGGCTTCCAGACCGCCAAGGGGCGGGTTGGCTTCGTCGAAATAGATCTCCGAGTAGCACTCGTCCGAGGCGATCACGAAACCGTAGCGGTCCGACAGCGCGAACAGTTCGCGCCAGTCCTCGAGCGTCAGCACCGCGCCGGTCGGGTTGCCCGGCGAGCACACGTACAGCAGTTGCGTGCGCGCCCAGATGGCATCCGGCACCGCCGAATAGTCGCAGGCGAAGTTGCGCGCCGGGTCGCTATTCACGAAGTACGGCTGCGCGCCGGCGAGAATCGCCGCGCCTTCGTAG is a genomic window of Paraburkholderia bryophila containing:
- the dapC gene encoding succinyldiaminopimelate transaminase, whose product is MNPLLDSLQPYPFEKLRALFKDVTPAAGLAHISFGIGEPKHPTPALIRDAVIASLGGLAAYPATLGSPALRESIAKWVTQRYTLPPVDPATQVLPVAGSREALFALAQTVINPRRDPDGEPAIVLCPNPFYQIYEGAAILAGAQPYFVNSDPARNFACDYSAVPDAIWARTQLLYVCSPGNPTGAVLTLEDWRELFALSDRYGFVIASDECYSEIYFDEANPPLGGLEAAHRLGRGFERLVMLSSLSKRSNVPGMRSGFVAGDAAILKDFLLYRTYHGTALSTVFQNASIAAWNDEAHVRENRAKYVQKFSTVTPMLAEVLDVRLPDAAFYLWADVSRTGLTDTEFAQRLYADYNVTVLPGSFLARTAHGVNPGRNFVRMALVADVDECTQGAQRIVDFCRALAG
- the dapD gene encoding 2,3,4,5-tetrahydropyridine-2,6-dicarboxylate N-succinyltransferase → MSQQLQQIIDTAWENRAELSPKAAPADVREAVAHAIEQLDKGALRVAEKKDGDWVVNQWLKKAVLLSFRLEDNAPMPAGGYSQFYDKVPSKFANYTAEDFAAGGFRVVPPAIARRGSFIAKNVVLMPSYTNIGAYVDEGSMVDTWATVGSCAQIGKNVHLSGGVGIGGVLEPLQANPVIIEDNCFIGARSEVVEGVIVEENSVISMGVYLGQSTKIYDRETGEVTYGRIPAGSVVVAGNLPSKDGSHSLYCAVIVKKVDAKTRAKVGLNELLRGD